GCCAAGGTCGCCAAGCACGGCAACCGCGCGATGTCGGGCAAGGTCGGCACCGCCGACGTGCTCGAGGCCGCCGGCGCCAACGTCGAGCTGGCGCCCGAGCATGCCCGCCGCTGCCTGGACCGCTGCGGCGTCACGTTCCTGCTGGCGCCGCTCTACCATCCCTCCGGCCGCAACGTCGCTCCGGCGCGCAAGGAGATCGGCATCCGCACGGCCTTCAACCTGGCGGGCCCTCTGTGCAACCCGGCCGGCGCCAAACGGCAGGTGCTCGGGGTGTTCTCCGATACGTGCATGCACAACGTCGCCGAGGTCCTGCGCGAGCTCGGCACCGAGCACGCCCTGGTCGTTCACGGCTGCGACGGCAGCGACGAGATCACCGCCGCCGGACAGACCAAGGCCGTGGAGCTGCGCCGCGGCAAGATCACTCCCTGCGAGATCACGCCCGAGAGCTTCGGCATCGCCCGCTGCAGGCCCGACGACCTCATCGGCGGCGACGCCGCGCACAACGCGCAGATGCTGCGCGAGGTCCTTGCCGGCAAGCCGAGCGCCTACGCCGATGCGGCGCTGCTCAACGGCGCCGCCGCGATCTACGTCGGCGGCCTGGCCGATTCGCTCTATGCGGCGGTGACGCACGCGCGCCGCGTGCTGCAGACCGGAAAGCCGCTGCAGGTGCTGGAGAGCTTCGTGCGCGAGAGCAGGGCCGAACAGTGAAGCCGCATGTTTCTTTC
This window of the Candidatus Limnocylindrales bacterium genome carries:
- the trpD gene encoding anthranilate phosphoribosyltransferase; its protein translation is MKEYLSKLVEGRSLTAAEAEEAMGILMDGKATSAQVGAFLAALQTKGETAEELTGLVRAMRARCTTFEYDGTLVDTCGTGGDGLGTYNVSTAAAFIAAAAGAKVAKHGNRAMSGKVGTADVLEAAGANVELAPEHARRCLDRCGVTFLLAPLYHPSGRNVAPARKEIGIRTAFNLAGPLCNPAGAKRQVLGVFSDTCMHNVAEVLRELGTEHALVVHGCDGSDEITAAGQTKAVELRRGKITPCEITPESFGIARCRPDDLIGGDAAHNAQMLREVLAGKPSAYADAALLNGAAAIYVGGLADSLYAAVTHARRVLQTGKPLQVLESFVRESRAEQ